Proteins found in one Candidatus Latescibacterota bacterium genomic segment:
- a CDS encoding serine/threonine protein kinase — MMVGRNYEILGTLATGGTAVLYKAIQNSLGREVVIKKLHSHLTSDTNFTGRFEQEAKTAASLDHENIVRIIDSGLSKNNYFIVMEFIDGITLKDLLEKHGVLDEETVLLIAYEICMGLDHAHQRGIVHRDIKPANIMITREGQVKITDFGLAKLTQSHLEQTVADTLLGTPLYMSPEQAIGEGIDGRSDLFSLGTVCYEMMTATQPFSATNYAAVIQNIINGSVAPISSIKNDTDCESESIVMKAMSRDPGRRFRTALEMARTIEDMLGREKVMDSRRRFRRLVAGQPAYVTPATGTKDNDRISRNTKRSGNRSKRQTKGENRRRAFLPVALAAVMMTVAAVYLAVNPARLETMMTKLRSLRSTSPVSADNGPVISAQGFAGNMPLPVQDDAYGTTVVNPDPAEPSSSHKEAISDSSSMNRDDSISEKIDQEQVKDDPTDDSPDLIQNEDISDSDTGNQDQIDDDPASTDDDPARQETPQPAIVEKPAVEDIFGFIDIQVEPEADILIDGVFRV; from the coding sequence ATGATGGTAGGCAGGAACTACGAGATTCTGGGCACGCTGGCTACAGGCGGGACAGCAGTGCTTTACAAAGCGATCCAGAATTCACTCGGCCGGGAGGTCGTCATCAAGAAGCTTCATTCCCATCTCACTTCTGATACAAACTTCACAGGAAGGTTCGAGCAGGAGGCCAAAACAGCCGCCAGCCTCGATCATGAGAATATCGTGCGGATAATCGATTCGGGCTTATCAAAGAACAACTACTTCATTGTCATGGAATTTATCGACGGGATCACTCTCAAGGACCTTCTGGAAAAGCACGGCGTACTCGATGAAGAGACTGTACTCCTCATCGCGTACGAGATATGTATGGGCCTCGACCATGCTCACCAGCGTGGAATCGTTCATCGAGACATAAAGCCTGCGAACATAATGATAACCCGTGAGGGTCAGGTGAAGATCACTGATTTCGGACTTGCGAAACTGACCCAGAGCCATCTGGAGCAGACCGTAGCAGACACACTTCTGGGCACTCCGCTCTATATGTCTCCTGAACAGGCTATCGGCGAGGGAATAGACGGCAGAAGCGACCTGTTCTCCCTCGGCACGGTCTGTTATGAAATGATGACCGCTACTCAACCTTTTTCAGCAACAAACTATGCGGCTGTCATCCAGAATATTATTAATGGTTCGGTCGCCCCGATATCGAGCATAAAAAACGACACCGACTGTGAATCGGAATCGATTGTGATGAAAGCAATGAGCCGCGATCCGGGCAGAAGATTCCGGACTGCGCTCGAGATGGCCCGCACGATCGAAGATATGCTTGGCCGTGAGAAAGTGATGGACTCACGGCGGCGTTTCCGCCGCCTTGTCGCAGGTCAACCCGCATACGTGACACCCGCGACAGGAACAAAAGACAACGATCGGATATCACGAAATACGAAGAGATCTGGAAACAGGAGCAAGCGGCAAACAAAAGGAGAAAATAGACGCAGGGCGTTCCTCCCCGTCGCGCTCGCTGCGGTGATGATGACTGTAGCTGCTGTTTATCTGGCAGTCAACCCTGCCCGGCTCGAGACGATGATGACGAAATTGAGATCCCTGCGCTCCACAAGCCCTGTATCAGCAGATAATGGCCCTGTTATCTCTGCCCAGGGATTCGCCGGAAACATGCCTCTTCCCGTGCAGGACGACGCATACGGTACCACGGTTGTCAATCCCGATCCGGCCGAGCCCTCCAGCAGCCATAAAGAAGCCATCAGCGACAGTTCATCAATGAACAGAGATGATTCGATCTCTGAGAAGATCGATCAGGAACAGGTCAAAGACGATCCCACCGACGATTCCCCTGATCTTATCCAGAATGAAGATATTTCTGACTCCGACACAGGCAACCAGGACCAGATCGATGATGACCCGGCGTCCACCGACGATGACCCGGCCCGACAGGAAACACCACAACCGGCGATTGTAGAGAAACCGGCCGTTGAAGATATCTTCGGATTCATCGATATTCAAGTTGAGCCTGAAGCAGATATACTCATCGATGGTGTGTTCAGGGT
- a CDS encoding metallophosphatase family protein: protein MKILVLSDIHGNSDALKRVLAEARTIRPDRVVSLGDVVGYGADPARCVRLIDENADIRICGNHDLAVTGEQDYSTFNSIASISIEWTRNSLSEEEILKIKKYVPIYSSGECLYVHASPDNPLEWEYVYTVRQAERIFNKFKDQFIFVGHTHIPGIISWNKDDGVGICHSSLTTIDPSSRYLINTGSVGQPRDGINAASFTLLDLEKGTIQMHRSSYNVSSAQRRIRAEGLPDYLADRLARAR, encoded by the coding sequence ATGAAGATCCTTGTCCTGTCAGACATACACGGCAACAGCGATGCTCTCAAAAGAGTCCTCGCCGAAGCCCGGACTATTCGGCCTGACCGCGTAGTGTCTCTCGGCGACGTAGTAGGGTATGGCGCGGACCCCGCCAGATGCGTGCGTCTTATCGACGAGAACGCCGATATCAGGATATGCGGAAACCACGACCTCGCTGTCACCGGCGAACAGGATTATAGTACTTTCAACAGCATAGCCTCGATATCGATAGAATGGACCCGAAACTCATTGAGTGAAGAAGAGATATTAAAGATAAAAAAATACGTTCCCATCTATTCGTCCGGTGAATGCCTTTACGTTCACGCTTCTCCCGACAACCCGCTCGAATGGGAATATGTCTACACGGTAAGACAGGCCGAACGGATTTTCAATAAATTCAAAGATCAGTTCATCTTCGTCGGCCATACTCATATACCGGGAATCATCTCATGGAATAAAGACGACGGCGTGGGGATATGTCATTCCTCACTTACTACAATCGATCCCTCGTCCAGATACCTGATAAACACCGGCAGTGTCGGTCAACCACGCGATGGCATCAACGCGGCCAGTTTCACGCTGCTTGATCTCGAAAAGGGAACGATCCAGATGCATCGATCGTCATACAATGTCTCATCCGCGCAGAGAAGGATCAGGGCGGAAGGCCTGCCCGACTATCTCGCAGACAGACTGGCAAGAGCGCGATAG
- a CDS encoding FHA domain-containing protein translates to MSRLQIPYDRVLMNPVDFDPDSFDVMLKDFLAASCKSPIIMEVFNEQVQYLIFMREGQFYWIGGKAEEGFESVTIRDFFTRLSHTQFPRIVVYSTSLILYHSLLVYTQKNADLKISSTLVDLDDLLDRTEEEHSNALVTAQQPGNLVMLRYKDGKAMATYHCLSFRKNTHPDHREDFLVKVYTMSAHSPFEINLYTDLVVTYAEDARQIPDDYTGSISSLFLSQPPKLVVKLKNRPLKTYTFTGKHLTIGRLSDNDIVIDNLGVSRKHAVIHSWKNGYHIKDLGSKNSTFLNGEKIDNAELKGGDVITIGKYQIVFKVSSCEPGLSGAMDQTMIIPGFSSKAAKNIDGNNPSVRAGGIIPSANTPGIGQPAGNNDSSNRFARQPDGPSSAGLPRLYRRSDQEEFTLEDEKVVIGKGRDSDIRLGGIFTPRIKVEITRSGDDYTIQKTEGRKEMNINGEGMSEKLLEEEDLIAIGPEEFVFKR, encoded by the coding sequence ATGTCAAGACTTCAGATACCATATGACAGAGTGCTGATGAACCCCGTCGATTTCGACCCTGACAGTTTCGATGTGATGCTTAAGGATTTCCTCGCGGCAAGTTGCAAGTCACCGATCATAATGGAAGTGTTCAACGAACAGGTTCAGTACCTTATTTTTATGAGGGAAGGGCAATTCTACTGGATCGGGGGAAAGGCGGAAGAAGGGTTCGAATCCGTCACGATCCGTGATTTCTTCACCAGGCTCTCGCATACCCAGTTCCCGCGAATAGTCGTTTACTCGACAAGTCTCATCCTGTATCACTCGCTCCTCGTCTACACACAGAAAAATGCCGACCTGAAGATCAGCTCGACTCTGGTCGATCTGGATGACCTGCTCGACAGGACCGAAGAGGAACACAGCAATGCTCTCGTTACCGCTCAACAACCGGGCAATCTCGTGATGCTCAGATACAAGGATGGAAAGGCGATGGCTACATACCACTGCCTTTCGTTCAGAAAAAACACTCATCCCGATCACAGGGAAGATTTCCTGGTGAAGGTATATACGATGTCGGCCCACTCGCCTTTTGAGATAAACCTGTATACCGACCTTGTAGTCACATACGCGGAAGACGCCAGACAGATACCAGATGATTACACTGGTTCGATTTCATCATTATTTCTAAGTCAGCCGCCAAAACTCGTGGTAAAACTCAAAAATCGCCCGCTCAAGACTTACACATTCACCGGAAAACATCTCACGATCGGACGTCTTTCGGATAACGATATAGTGATCGACAACCTCGGAGTATCGAGAAAACACGCAGTGATCCATTCGTGGAAGAACGGCTATCACATCAAGGACCTGGGCAGTAAAAACAGTACATTTTTGAACGGAGAGAAGATAGACAACGCTGAATTGAAGGGCGGAGACGTTATCACGATCGGAAAGTACCAGATCGTTTTCAAGGTCTCGTCATGCGAACCCGGTCTGTCAGGTGCTATGGACCAGACGATGATCATCCCGGGATTCTCCTCGAAAGCAGCGAAAAATATCGATGGCAATAACCCATCAGTCCGTGCTGGCGGTATTATCCCTTCGGCCAATACCCCCGGCATCGGCCAGCCTGCGGGCAACAACGACTCTTCGAACCGATTCGCCCGACAGCCCGACGGTCCATCCAGCGCAGGCCTCCCGCGCCTCTACAGGAGAAGTGATCAAGAGGAATTCACCCTTGAGGACGAGAAAGTCGTTATCGGAAAGGGCCGCGACTCCGATATCAGGCTCGGAGGCATCTTTACTCCCAGAATAAAAGTCGAGATTACCAGGTCGGGAGACGATTACACGATCCAGAAGACCGAAGGCCGGAAAGAAATGAATATAAATGGCGAAGGAATGAGCGAGAAATTGCTCGAGGAAGAAGACCTTATAGCCATAGGTCCCGAGGAATTCGTATTCAAGCGGTAA
- a CDS encoding cold-shock protein, with product MAETGKIKWFNENKGYGFISQDTDGKDVFVHYSDIEGDGFRTLSEGEKVEYELADGPKGPHATKVRKAE from the coding sequence GTGGCCGAGACAGGTAAGATCAAGTGGTTTAATGAAAATAAGGGATACGGTTTCATATCCCAGGACACGGACGGAAAAGATGTATTCGTGCATTATTCTGATATAGAAGGCGACGGGTTTCGCACACTGAGCGAGGGCGAAAAAGTTGAATACGAACTCGCTGATGGACCCAAAGGGCCTCACGCCACGAAAGTAAGAAAAGCAGAATAG
- a CDS encoding tetratricopeptide repeat protein → MKICPLVTQAYILEEQENELLVMETDDHELSPEETGEGPDESGEDIFMNPESGEESDSDSPEDTNDPDESEVITETPVRFTAKSFKGEVKCLGSTCRFHDDNAKQCRFEMFFASTGKDTEDDGKISEEIASIDEKLSDRIGSVTDKLDKTWDFQQQSASDMLGFFKEIQEKNEKRQNEIAETMGDRFTDLKKTLDSITEDNRMVIESIADTLAEKTEDIEGQIKSSEDSIQEFKSEVSDWKGSLDQSIDSMQNNLGESRKMVEELSENHNEMMQVVENQKKSLEEEEKKRMLSEAKKLNNAGVMSYHNGQYEKALEMFKNAIDLDEDFTEAYNNMGLTYTEMNDEDKATEAFKKAIELNPDLGATYNNLGYVFYRLGSYVEAIEMYNEAIGRSKDNSSAWTNLGNAYYKLDRIEEALEAWNKAVEIDPGNEKAKRNLKRFHAEAGEPN, encoded by the coding sequence ATGAAGATATGCCCACTCGTCACTCAGGCATACATCCTTGAGGAGCAGGAAAACGAACTTCTCGTCATGGAGACCGACGACCACGAACTCTCCCCTGAAGAAACGGGTGAAGGCCCTGACGAATCGGGAGAAGATATTTTCATGAACCCCGAATCGGGCGAAGAATCAGACTCAGATTCACCAGAAGACACGAATGATCCGGATGAGTCAGAAGTCATTACCGAGACTCCCGTAAGGTTCACGGCTAAATCGTTCAAGGGCGAAGTAAAATGTCTCGGGAGTACATGCAGGTTCCATGATGACAATGCGAAACAATGTCGTTTCGAGATGTTCTTCGCTTCAACGGGAAAAGACACCGAGGACGACGGAAAGATCTCCGAAGAAATCGCATCGATCGATGAAAAACTCTCGGACAGGATCGGATCGGTGACAGACAAGCTCGATAAGACATGGGACTTCCAGCAGCAGAGCGCCTCCGACATGCTCGGATTCTTCAAGGAGATACAGGAAAAGAACGAAAAAAGACAGAACGAGATCGCCGAGACTATGGGAGACAGGTTCACCGACCTGAAAAAGACTCTCGATTCGATCACCGAGGATAACAGGATGGTCATAGAGAGCATCGCAGACACTCTCGCTGAAAAGACCGAGGACATCGAAGGCCAGATCAAATCCAGTGAAGACAGCATCCAGGAATTCAAGTCCGAAGTCTCAGACTGGAAGGGATCCCTGGATCAGAGTATCGACTCGATGCAGAATAACCTCGGCGAAAGCAGGAAGATGGTCGAGGAACTCTCCGAGAACCATAACGAGATGATGCAGGTCGTGGAGAATCAGAAGAAAAGCCTTGAGGAAGAAGAAAAGAAAAGGATGCTGTCCGAAGCAAAAAAACTCAACAACGCCGGTGTGATGAGTTACCACAACGGACAGTACGAAAAAGCCCTCGAGATGTTCAAGAACGCCATAGATCTGGATGAGGATTTCACCGAAGCCTACAACAATATGGGACTGACATACACCGAGATGAATGATGAGGACAAGGCGACCGAGGCGTTCAAGAAAGCGATCGAGCTCAATCCCGACCTTGGCGCGACTTACAACAACCTCGGCTATGTCTTCTACAGGCTCGGTTCGTACGTGGAAGCAATAGAGATGTACAACGAAGCTATCGGCAGGAGCAAGGATAACAGTTCCGCCTGGACGAACCTGGGCAATGCCTATTACAAACTCGACCGCATCGAAGAGGCGCTTGAAGCCTGGAACAAGGCAGTCGAGATCGACCCCGGCAACGAGAAGGCAAAACGCAATCTCAAGAGGTTCCACGCCGAAGCAGGAGAGCCTAACTGA